From a single Cyprinus carpio isolate SPL01 chromosome A3, ASM1834038v1, whole genome shotgun sequence genomic region:
- the oxt gene encoding oxytocin-neurophysin 1: protein MSGSLLSVVGLLCLLSICSACYISNCPIGGKRAVQDWQSRQCLSCGPGDHGQCFGPSICCGEGIGCLVGSPETLRCLEEDFLPSPCEVSGKACGYEGHCAAPGVCCDSEGCSMDQSCADGDADGPADTQPASSQDLLLKLLHLSSHAHPLRLHQ, encoded by the exons ATGTCTGGAAGTTTGCTCTCAGTGGTCGGTCTGCTGTGTCTGCTGTCCATTTGCTCGGCCTGTTACATCTCTAACTGCCCCATCGGCGGCAAACGAGCCGTACAGGATTGGCAGTCTCGACAG TGTTTGTCATGTGGTCCCGGCGATCATGGTCAGTGTTTTGGTCCCAGTATCTGCTGTGGTGAAGGTATCGGCTGCTTGGTTGGCTCTCCAGAAACACTCCGCTGTCTGGAGGAAGATTTTCTTCCTTCTCCATGTGAAGTGTCTGGAAAAGCATGCGGTTATGAAGGACACTGCGCTGCTCCTGGGGTCTGCTGTGACTCAG AGGGCTGCAGTATGGATCAGTCGTGTGCGGATGGAGACGCTGACGGTCCAGCCGATACTCAACCTGCCAGTAGCCAAGATCTTCTGCTGAAGCTGCTGCACCTGTCAAGCCACGCCCACCCCCTAAGACTCCACCAATGA
- the thnsl2 gene encoding threonine synthase-like 2: MRYCSTRAGVQGRSFRDVLFSGYAADGGMFMPETIPSLSPETLLTWSRLSYQQLLCEICSLYIPEQEIPRHDLEGLISQALSSFSIPEAVRLVQLKDSLSILELFHGETLAFKDLAMSCTSQFLQYFLRKDGKRATILVGTSGDTGSSAIRSVLGLSEVDIVVVYPHRRITRVQERQMTTSIADNVHVFAADGTSDDIDVPLRKLFADPDLVLHHGLMSLNSVNWSRILVQLAHFLFAYLQVSMPQARGDALPVLEVLVPTGGAGNITAGYIMKLMGVPLRLVAVVNSNDIVHRALQSGDFSMSDSVKQTLAPAIDIQDPYNMERVFWLLSGRDGAMVKSLMEEFQRTHKLTLPASLHQQLCEVLSSGSVSDDGILEAMRRCWQDNHYLICPHTAVGVWHHYHTPIRPGENRCCIATASPAKFQEAVQKAGLTLDLPEAVKVLDTLETRYEVLERSDDWESKLRRHIESISSMRRLGAAAETRD; the protein is encoded by the exons ATGCGTTACTGCAGCACGCGTGCAGGCGTTCAGGGCCGCAGCTTCAGAGATGTTCTGTTCTCTGGATACGCTGCAGACGGAGGCATGTTCATGCCAGAGACCATCCCATCACTCTCTCCTGAAACACTGCTCACGTGGAGCCGTCTGTCCTACCAGCAGCTGCTGTGTGAGATCTGCTCCCTCTACATCCCTGAGCAGGAGATACCGCGACATGATCTAGAGG GGCTCATTTCGCAGGCGCTGTCTAGCTTCTCCATACCTGAAGCTGTGAGACTGGTTCAGCTGAAGGACTCGCTGTCCATCCTGGAACTGTTTCATGGAGAGACGCTGGCGTTTAAGGATCTGGCCATGTCCTGTACCTCTCAGTTCCTGCAGTACTTCCTGCGCAAAGATGGTAAACGGGCCACAATACTAGTAG GTACGTCAGGCGACACAGGAAGCTCGGCCATCAGAAGTGTGTTGGGTCTCAGCGAGGTGGACATAGTGGTGGTGTATCCCCACAGACGCATCACCAGAGTACAGGAACGACAGATGACCACCAGCATAGCAGACAACGTCCATGTGTTTGCAG CTGACGGGACGTCTGACGACATCGATGTTCCGCTGAGGAAACTGTTTGCAGATCCAGACCTGGTGCTACATCATGGTCTCATGAGTCTGAACTCTGTGAACTGGTCCAGGATCCTGGTCCAGCTGGCACATTTCCTGTTCGCATACCTTCAGGTGAGCATGCCGCAGGCCAGAGGAGATGCTCTGCCCGTGCTGGAGGTGCTGGTGCCTACAGGAGGAGCTGGAAACATTACAG CTGGATACATCATGAAGCTGATGGGAGTCCCTCTGCGTCTCGTGGCTGTGGTTAACTCCAACGACATCGTCCACCGCGCACTCCAGAGCGGAGATTTCTCTATGTCCGACTCCGTCAAGCAAACTCTTGCTCCTGCCATCGACATCCAG GACCCGTATAATATGGAACGCGTGTTCTGGCTGCTGTCTGGTCGAGATGGAGCAATGGTTAAGAGTTTGATGGAGGAGTTTCAGAGGACACACAAACTTACTCTTCCTGCGTCACTCCATCAGCAG TTGTGTGAGGTGTTGTCATCCGGGTCGGTGTCTGATGACGGGATACTAGAGGCCATGAGGAGATGCTGGCAGGACAATCACTATCTCATCTGTCCGCATACAGCTGTGGGCGTGTGGCATCACTATCACACACCCATCAGACCCGGAGAaaacag ATGCTGCATAGCGACCGCATCACCTGCTAAGTTTCAGGAGGCCGTGCAGAAGGCTGGTTTGACCCTTGACCTCCCTGAAGCAGTGAAGGTGCTAGACACGCTGGAGACGCGCTATGAAGTTCTGGAGCGATCAGATGACTGGGAGTCCAAGCTGAGACGACACATCGAGTCCATCAGCTCAATGAGACGACTCGGAGCAGCAGCAGAGACCAGAGATTGA